The genomic region TGATGGAAGGGAATCCGATTGCTCTGCAATTGGTTGCGCCTCTGATTGTTTGCTTTCTGCTGGGTGCATGCGATTCACATAGGGTAAGTAAGAAAGTATGATGCTCAATgtacttcaattttctttcaattttgtaaattttcttttttctatttaatttgatctgttaagatgttttgaatttttggatTCACTTATTGAAGCTGCACTCTCATTGTTTAGGTGTATAAGGAGTCGATTCGCAGGCATTTGGTTGCTTCTGGAACTGGAGAAAGTAAAGGTGTGAGTAACCCCTTTCAGCTCAAGTTCTAGATTTTACTTTTGAAATCCTAATTGTTTGTAGAAATTTCAGTTTTTCGCTTTGCGGAAATGGGTATTTTGAGTAGATTGTAGACAAGAGTTGACCAAAAAGCCTTCCTTTGTGTATATTGTGGTACCTTTCGAAGGATGTTATGAAGTGTTTTATCAccattaaaagtaaaaaagctTCTCTCGAACCTCTGACGATGCATTTAGGTGATGGAGTTTAAGAGTTCTAACAAGGCATTCAATTTTTCGTTACGCATGTAGAACAATTGGAACTGTGACTGCTGAGGTCTGAGATGCATAAAATATGCTATTCTTGATTGATTGGTTACATATGATGTAAAAAAATGAACTGAGCTATGCAAGGCACAAGAAGATGCATGTAATTTGTCTCTagaaacaaataatccaaatgcTTCTAAAACCATCAGTTTACTGTTATACCACGGAAATTAAAGGTTTTGAATATGTTGTTCGCTTATAAGCTGCATTAGTGTGCATTCTATTCGACAGTATGCTGGTAAAGAGCATCTTGATAATGTTCCATTGCGGAAAGGTgttcttgttaattttgattGCATTATAGTCTATATCGCTTTATAGTCTGTATTGCTTTATAAGCAAACTATTATGTTCAATAGTTTTAATCTTTTGGAAACAGAACCATGCCCTACTGGTTGGATACTTGGACCTAATAGGAGGAAGTGCTTTGGTTATATGAGAAGCCCCCAACCATGGAACAAGTCAGAAACCCATTGTAAAAGTTATAATGGCAACTTATCagcattcaaaacatctcaagAACTTACGTTTGCTCAAAATCTGTGTGCTGAAACCAGTGGCTGCTGGGTTGGAGGAAGAGGTGTCAACTCTACCATTGGTCTTGGTTGGAAATGGTTTGATAATACTTCGTATTGGAATGGGTCTTTCTTTCCTGGGGAACCTCTTCAATCCATTTGCAGTAACATCTCTTGCCACACCAATAGATCTGTCGACGTATGCATATTGGTGACTAATAGATCCACATCTCTCTCGGCTGAAAGATGCAATACGTCTCATGCTTTTATATGCATGGTTGATTTAGGTATATATTGTAAATTTTGGACACATACAAGTCATTACGAACTCCAGTCTTGCATTTTCTGTCCAGCTAATTTAATTTTGCTCCTGTTTCTTTCAGGGAACAGATGTTACCACATGCATTGCCACAGAGAATATCTTATTATCCTTGGAGTAGTAAGTGGGTTGATTCTCTTCACAACATTAGCTGTAGTGATTTGGCTTCTTGCATACAAGCGGAGCAAGAAGCGCAGACGTTCCCGCAAACTATCTAATCCAGCAGAAACTGCATTAGTCCCTCCGTCATGGAAAGTCTTCATGAAAGAGGAACTAAGGTCAATTACAAAGAACTTTAGTGAAGGAAACCGTCTTCTGGGAGATGCCAAGACAGGAGGCACGTATAGTGGACTTCTTCCTGATGGCTCAAGGGTCGCTGTTAAGAGGTTGAAGAGATCTAGTTTTCAAAGGAAAAAGGAGTTCTACTCTGAAATTGGAAGGGTTGCAAGGCTTCACCACTCAAATTTGGTGGCTGTGAAAGGCTGCTGTTATGATCATGGTGATCGCTACATAGTTTATGAGTTCATAGTTAATGGACCTTTGGATAAATGGCTGCACCACATACCTAGGGGTGGTCGGAGCTTAGGTTGGGCCATGAGAATGAAAATTGCCACAACTCTTGCTCAAGGAATTGCGTAAGTTAAACATCACTTTTCCTCTTAGTCTTAGGTCAAACAAAGATCTAAAATCTGAGACTGGTTCTTCACTTAGATCTTTTCTCAGTTTGCATCTATTTCACGGCATTCTTATGATCATGATAATTCTCATTTCTCTGAGATCTCACTGTCATTGTTCACATAAATTAGAAATCATAATATTGTAGATTTAAATCAAATGGGAAATTCTCAAATTACCTCCTGAACTTTTAATCGAGTTGCAATTTTTCACCTAGAAAGAAAAAgttttgttaaaaatatataaaaattggCATAGGTTATTGTTTATTAAGGATTTTTCATGGTTAGATTAGAATATATCTCGACTCTCTGCATTGACTTTTTTTCCGAAACATTTTGTTTCTGATATGGCTTTCCCATGACTGCTATCAGTATCATACATTAGTCTTAGCTTAGATATTTTCCATGCATTTATTTCTGATATGGCTTTCCCTTGCTTGCTTAATTGTTGGCCTTTAGTGTTGGTGGTCATGCCATCATTGTcaatcttcatttttgttttttgtttcggTGAGAAAAGTGTCAACCCTTATTTCATCTTTCTACCTTCGACTGCAATGGGAAGGATTTGAATGTTGCAGAATGAATCATGTTTAATTGGTGGTTCACCTGTTCATATGTCAAAACAGGTTCTTACATGACAAGGTGAAGCCACATGTCGTGCATCGTGACATCCGTGCCAGTAATGTACTGCTTGATGAAGATTTTGGAGCACACCTAATGGGGGTTGGTCTGTCAAAGTTTGTCCCATGTGAAGTGATCCATGAGAGGACCGTGATGGCTGGTGGCACATATGGATACCTTGCTCCAGAATTTGTCTACAGAAATGAACTTACGACAAAGAGTGATGTTTATAGTTTTGGTGTGCTGCTGCTTGAAATTGTGAGTGGACGTAGACCTGCACAGGCCGTTGATTCTGTGGGTTGGCAGAGCATTTTTGAGTGGGCAACACCTCTGGTTCAGGCTCATCGCTACCCGGATCTCCTGGATCCTCATATAACCGCTTCTTCTTCTGGGATTCCGGAGGCTGGTGTGATTCAAAAGGTGGTGGACCTCGTATATGCTTGTACACAGCATGTCCCATCAATGCGCCCGAGGATGTCACACATTGTTCATCAGCTTCAACAGTTAGCCCAGACTACCGTTCCAAAATAGTTTAATTTAGCTCCGGGTTAGTATCTATCTGTACAAGTAATGAgaatttgtaatttatttgCTTGGTTGATAAGAAGCCATATGATCAACTAGAGTTTAGCACCTAGCCTGGATgcagggttgagggtttagggtttagggtttagcaCTACTAATTGACGAACTTCTTTGTAATCAGTATTTAATCGATCATATCCGTCTCTTGCAACAAAACAAGAATTGGCTTATTCTGGCTTCATGTATTGTAGTAGCAAAATACCCCTAAACTGCCCCTACCCACCCACCAGACAACCGTccaacaccatcaccatcaacaCTGACTGAGGTCAGCTCACGGCGGAGACCCACCTTTCGCCAGCCACAGGAGAGTACTTGTATGGCACGGGATGTTAGTGTATTGGTGTATCCATGCCATACAAGTTGCTCTCTAGCCATAGCTCGCATCCTATTATGTGAATTCACTTGGCATTTTCAGTTGTGTTGGATAATTTTTAAACCCTACATCGGAAACTTGATAGATCAAAGTAAATACATAAATGAATGATCCAGTATTAATAACACTGAGACTTTTAGCATAAAATTCACACGTATTGGGCCATACAAGCAATTCAGTTGGGAACAATGTCGTTGTTGGACCATTAGTAGTTGGCTGCTGGATAGTCTACGTGAATTGACTGTATTTCAAGTTTGACATTCATTTTGACATTTCATTCCAGTTGCATATAAGTTCTTTATGTAAATATGAGGTCGATGCTAACGTTAGCTCACGGCAGAGACCCACCTTTCACCAACCATATCAGAGGACTTGTACATAGGATGTCATTGTGTTGGTATATCCATGTCATACAAGTTGCTCTCCTGCCCAGCCCACATCCTATTATGTGAATTCACTTACCATTTTCAGTTTTGTCCCTTCCGCGAAACTTGATAgatcaaaataaatatataaatgaatgATCCACTGCTAATAACTCCAAGGCTTTTAGCGTAAAATTCACACCTACCGGGCTATACAAACAATATTGGGTTTGGACCAAGGAGTAGTTGGCCGATGGATAACCTAGGTGAATATGACTGTATTTCAAATGTATCTCGTCACATGTTTAAACTTATCCACGTAACATTACAAAAATGacattcaatttgaaatttcattccAGTTGCATATAAGTTATTTCCGTAATTATGGGGTCATTCATAGAGTCTTGGGTTATCAAAATGTGGCCACTTGTTCCCGTAAAAAGCTCCAAAGCTTGGCCTGACGGTTCTAAACCTGCTCTCCTTTCACCACCATCAATCCCAAACGGTCGCCTCCAATTCGTCCACGTACTCGCCTCTCCTCTCACCTGCCGGTCAATTTATAATAATTCAGGCCTAAATAAGTCCTTAGAAAtataaacagaaaaaaaatttgataaaaaaaaaaagaaaaggaaagtaaGTAATGCCAATTCAAAGCCACAACATGAAAcgattttttaatgtgacagATATACGATTCAATTCGGTACAGAAGTTTTACAATATAATTAGttggaaacttgaaaaaaaaaatttacaattaattgtattatgaaatttaaaatacaGAACTATGTTTCCAGCACACTAATAAATTTCTTCCACAACCGTTGCCAATGCTATTATCTTTTTATTGgtttttctttccttatttATCGAATCCAAACTCTGTTACTTTCCCATAAttctataaataaaaatattattattattattattttaaacaagaaaaaaaaagggtgataGGAATTTTCAGATGGGgaaattttgaatggatattggTTTCGATATTTGTAATGAGCTCCGAAGCTCTGGCTCTGCATTTGCATGGAAAAACaggtattaattttttatttctgtttCAATTTTTATATAGATTTACTTGCAATATTGTAGATTGATTTATCCTCCTCattgcttttcttttccttaaaatttta from Pyrus communis chromosome 9, drPyrComm1.1, whole genome shotgun sequence harbors:
- the LOC137745255 gene encoding C-type lectin receptor-like tyrosine-protein kinase At1g52310, which encodes MGLMEGNPIALQLVAPLIVCFLLGACDSHRVYKESIRRHLVASGTGESKEPCPTGWILGPNRRKCFGYMRSPQPWNKSETHCKSYNGNLSAFKTSQELTFAQNLCAETSGCWVGGRGVNSTIGLGWKWFDNTSYWNGSFFPGEPLQSICSNISCHTNRSVDVCILVTNRSTSLSAERCNTSHAFICMVDLGNRCYHMHCHREYLIILGVVSGLILFTTLAVVIWLLAYKRSKKRRRSRKLSNPAETALVPPSWKVFMKEELRSITKNFSEGNRLLGDAKTGGTYSGLLPDGSRVAVKRLKRSSFQRKKEFYSEIGRVARLHHSNLVAVKGCCYDHGDRYIVYEFIVNGPLDKWLHHIPRGGRSLGWAMRMKIATTLAQGIAFLHDKVKPHVVHRDIRASNVLLDEDFGAHLMGVGLSKFVPCEVIHERTVMAGGTYGYLAPEFVYRNELTTKSDVYSFGVLLLEIVSGRRPAQAVDSVGWQSIFEWATPLVQAHRYPDLLDPHITASSSGIPEAGVIQKVVDLVYACTQHVPSMRPRMSHIVHQLQQLAQTTVPK